One genomic segment of Flagellimonas marinaquae includes these proteins:
- a CDS encoding gliding motility-associated C-terminal domain-containing protein, whose protein sequence is MAMAMSTILTKTLKQQHTALVRSGLLLFLFLVLGMGTGFGQATITIEDVNGLEDDGAITLTATLNTLVPIVGGFTVDVNTNDGTATIVDSDYTQIMSQTLTFSGTVGETQTFDVIPTTDGTIEVNEALTIFMDNIMGTVEVIDITDTATVTITNDDFADIGIDSPAPVAEGDAGTSTIDFTVSIDQSDPSNDITVDYLISGGNEDGTGNTLTFLAGTATLVQTVSVTTNGDTVVEADEAVSVTLSNASANAVISTALGSSSFTDDDVFTADISIDSPAPVAEGDAGTSTIDFTVSIDQSDPSNDITVDYLISGGNEDGTGNTLTFLAGTATLVQTVSVTTNGDTVVEADEAVSVTLSNASANAVISTALGSSSFTDDDVFTADISIDSPAPVAEGDAGTSTIDFTVSIDQSDPSNDITVDYLISGGNEDGTGNTLTFLAGTATLVQTVSVTTNGDTVVEADEAVSVTLSNASANAVISTALGSSSFTDDDIPTATIIASDDTATEQGDTPGAFTVSLSDINNTGSDIIIAYSVSGSATPVDDYDALSGTVAIQTGQTNATIIVDPNDDNLTELTETVIVTLDTGTGYIVGGSNSATVNIISEDDVQPSGYTVTINDDPINSGNENSVSFSFSGAPTFLTSFDYTFTSDGDGNVATVTGSGNVLVPNRTVNNIDLSSLQDGLITLTVTVSNVLGTEGPETSDTAVKLTTIPSGYTVSFDQDPIDQTNENNISFTFSNAEVNASYNYTISSSGGGTNVVGNGPITSLDQQISGIDLSGLGNGTISLSVVLSNTNGAGAPATATSTKETCFAGTTAPIFNGAGTAFCDAFNQDLDLYISNAAPAGAELRWSTNANIAAGGYLVSSVVSTPDTYYGFFYDPINDCFTNATQVVLTQSTTPTTGTATNLGTCSDAGDGDTLVDLDSSLSGADDGDWVLLSAQPGATITINTENIINFDGQPEGVYTFRYTTNTAQGECTDQSVDITVTVNDCSGPCDAGNTAPALNGGSSTIAFCDAITANLNDYVTSTPPAGTTLVWSTSNDPEETGAHLQAPNVVEPGTYYAFYYDDVNDCGSPVLAITLELNNTPVIDSTTGDVSCGPSILDLTASASVVGNGTITYTWYDAPTGGSIVGTSATFTTNTLSETTSYYVSASANGCESDRVEVEATIINALSPGIPIEDLTVCSIPSDDGPTTFDLDDGLMGQDAGTWSVVTDPSGNVTIGTDNIVDFTGLSLGAYVFEYTTETVGECAETSSVQLTITVLDCVSNETIDLAITKEVDDNEVLLDDEVSFTITVENLTTGTAQNIVVSDLLSDGFEFLSSDPSKGSYDDTTGEWTIDELVGEENATLIIRTRVTEAGSLTNTATLLSSLPIDDNPENDTASVEVKVNRSQCEDPGTLCNIFSPNGDKKNEFLILVGHDDFKDNSLQVFDRYGNSVFQMDGYDSSWNGTGKNGDLPNGTYFYILDLDTTDGSDEDVVKGWIQIVR, encoded by the coding sequence ATGGCAATGGCGATGTCGACCATACTTACAAAAACCTTAAAACAACAACACACGGCTCTTGTTCGTAGCGGCCTATTACTGTTCCTTTTTCTCGTTTTGGGAATGGGTACGGGGTTTGGGCAAGCTACAATTACCATTGAAGATGTTAATGGGCTGGAAGATGATGGAGCCATAACATTAACGGCAACATTGAATACGCTTGTACCTATTGTGGGTGGTTTTACAGTGGACGTCAATACAAACGATGGTACTGCAACCATTGTTGATAGCGATTATACGCAAATTATGAGTCAAACCCTTACTTTTTCAGGTACTGTTGGAGAAACTCAAACTTTTGACGTAATTCCAACAACAGATGGTACAATTGAAGTTAATGAAGCTTTGACCATCTTTATGGATAATATTATGGGGACTGTTGAAGTTATAGATATTACTGACACTGCAACGGTTACTATTACTAATGATGATTTTGCCGACATCGGCATAGATAGTCCCGCCCCTGTTGCGGAGGGCGATGCGGGAACAAGTACGATAGATTTTACGGTGAGCATAGACCAATCGGACCCATCGAACGACATCACGGTTGATTATTTGATAAGCGGGGGCAACGAGGATGGTACTGGAAATACCCTTACCTTTTTGGCGGGCACTGCGACGCTGGTCCAGACGGTTAGCGTGACGACCAACGGCGACACCGTTGTCGAGGCGGACGAAGCGGTTAGCGTAACGTTGAGCAATGCGAGCGCGAACGCTGTCATCAGCACGGCTTTGGGCAGCAGTTCCTTCACGGACGACGATGTCTTCACGGCCGACATCAGCATAGATAGTCCCGCCCCTGTTGCGGAGGGCGATGCGGGAACAAGTACGATAGATTTTACGGTGAGCATAGACCAATCGGACCCATCGAACGACATCACGGTTGATTATTTGATAAGCGGGGGCAACGAGGATGGTACTGGAAATACCCTTACCTTTTTGGCGGGCACTGCGACGCTGGTCCAGACGGTTAGCGTGACGACCAACGGCGACACCGTTGTCGAGGCGGACGAAGCGGTTAGCGTAACGTTGAGCAATGCGAGCGCGAACGCTGTCATCAGCACGGCTTTGGGCAGCAGTTCCTTCACGGACGACGATGTCTTCACGGCCGACATCAGCATAGATAGTCCCGCCCCTGTTGCGGAGGGCGATGCGGGAACAAGTACGATAGATTTTACGGTGAGCATAGACCAATCGGACCCATCGAACGACATCACGGTTGATTATTTGATAAGCGGGGGCAACGAGGATGGTACTGGAAATACCCTTACCTTTTTGGCGGGCACTGCGACGCTGGTCCAGACGGTTAGCGTGACGACCAACGGCGACACCGTTGTCGAGGCGGACGAAGCGGTTAGCGTAACGTTGAGCAATGCGAGCGCGAACGCTGTCATCAGCACGGCTTTGGGCAGCAGTTCCTTCACGGACGATGACATCCCTACAGCCACCATAATCGCTTCAGATGATACTGCAACCGAACAAGGTGATACTCCTGGGGCTTTTACGGTAAGCTTAAGTGATATTAATAATACCGGAAGCGACATTATCATAGCATATTCAGTTTCTGGTTCAGCTACCCCTGTGGATGATTACGACGCTCTTTCTGGAACTGTTGCAATCCAAACCGGTCAAACTAATGCGACAATTATTGTGGATCCCAATGATGATAACCTTACAGAACTTACCGAAACAGTTATAGTGACATTGGATACGGGTACAGGTTATATAGTTGGTGGGTCAAATTCTGCAACGGTAAATATTATTAGTGAAGATGATGTACAACCCTCTGGTTATACTGTTACAATTAATGATGATCCCATTAATTCGGGTAATGAGAATTCAGTAAGTTTCTCGTTTTCTGGGGCACCAACATTCCTAACTTCTTTTGATTATACCTTCACTAGTGATGGGGATGGAAATGTAGCAACCGTTACTGGTAGTGGAAACGTTCTTGTGCCAAACAGAACTGTGAACAATATAGATTTAAGTAGTTTGCAAGATGGCCTCATTACCTTAACGGTTACCGTTAGTAATGTTTTGGGAACGGAAGGTCCTGAAACATCCGATACTGCTGTGAAATTAACAACAATACCTTCTGGGTATACGGTGAGTTTTGATCAAGACCCCATAGATCAAACCAACGAAAATAATATAAGCTTTACATTTTCAAATGCGGAAGTAAATGCCTCATACAATTACACTATTAGTAGTAGTGGGGGTGGGACGAATGTTGTTGGGAATGGTCCAATAACATCTTTGGACCAACAAATATCGGGTATCGACCTTAGTGGGCTTGGTAATGGTACCATATCGCTTTCCGTAGTCTTGTCCAATACTAATGGCGCTGGTGCACCGGCCACAGCCACATCAACAAAAGAAACTTGCTTTGCCGGCACAACGGCACCAATATTCAATGGAGCGGGCACAGCGTTTTGCGATGCTTTTAACCAGGACCTTGATCTTTATATTTCGAATGCAGCACCGGCCGGAGCAGAACTGCGATGGAGCACAAATGCAAATATTGCAGCAGGAGGTTATTTGGTCAGTAGTGTAGTGAGCACACCAGACACCTATTATGGGTTCTTTTACGATCCGATCAACGATTGTTTTACTAACGCCACTCAAGTGGTTTTGACCCAAAGCACCACACCTACAACGGGAACAGCGACCAATTTAGGAACATGCAGCGATGCAGGTGATGGTGATACCTTGGTAGATCTCGATTCCAGTCTCAGTGGGGCAGATGATGGTGATTGGGTATTGTTGTCCGCCCAACCTGGTGCAACCATTACCATTAATACCGAGAACATAATAAATTTTGATGGGCAGCCCGAAGGAGTATATACCTTTAGATATACTACCAATACAGCACAAGGGGAATGTACTGATCAAAGTGTGGATATAACAGTAACCGTAAACGACTGCTCCGGGCCTTGCGATGCCGGGAATACCGCTCCTGCACTTAATGGTGGGAGTTCAACCATAGCGTTTTGCGATGCTATCACTGCCAACCTAAACGATTACGTGACCAGTACGCCCCCGGCAGGTACAACGCTTGTTTGGAGTACAAGTAACGACCCCGAAGAGACCGGGGCTCATTTGCAAGCTCCGAACGTGGTTGAACCAGGAACCTATTATGCCTTCTACTACGACGATGTGAACGATTGTGGAAGCCCAGTGTTGGCCATAACTCTGGAGTTGAACAATACGCCCGTAATAGATAGTACCACGGGCGATGTTTCCTGCGGTCCGAGCATATTGGATCTAACCGCATCCGCATCCGTAGTGGGCAACGGTACCATAACCTATACGTGGTACGATGCACCTACCGGCGGAAGCATTGTGGGTACCAGCGCTACATTTACCACCAATACCTTGTCCGAGACCACATCCTATTACGTTTCGGCCTCCGCCAATGGCTGCGAATCCGACCGGGTAGAAGTAGAGGCCACAATAATAAATGCACTCTCTCCGGGCATTCCGATTGAAGATCTTACGGTCTGCAGCATTCCAAGTGACGATGGACCTACCACATTCGACCTGGACGATGGTTTAATGGGGCAAGATGCTGGAACTTGGTCGGTAGTCACAGATCCATCTGGCAATGTAACCATAGGAACCGATAATATAGTCGATTTTACAGGCCTTTCCCTAGGGGCATATGTGTTCGAATACACTACCGAAACCGTTGGCGAATGCGCTGAGACATCATCGGTGCAACTGACCATTACTGTGCTGGATTGTGTATCTAATGAAACTATAGACTTGGCGATCACCAAGGAAGTGGATGATAATGAAGTGCTTTTGGATGATGAAGTTTCCTTTACCATAACTGTAGAAAACTTGACAACCGGCACGGCACAGAATATTGTTGTGAGCGACTTATTGAGTGATGGATTTGAATTTTTGTCCAGTGATCCTTCCAAAGGAAGTTATGATGACACTACTGGAGAATGGACCATTGATGAGTTGGTAGGGGAAGAAAACGCCACTTTGATCATAAGGACAAGGGTGACCGAAGCAGGGAGCTTGACCAATACCGCCACTCTATTGTCCTCATTGCCCATTGATGATAATCCAGAAAATGACACAGCTTCAGTAGAAGTTAAGGTCAACCGTAGCCAATGTGAAGACCCAGGAACCCTCTGTAATATCTTTTCACCCAATGGGGATAAAAAAAATGAGTTTTTGATATTGGTAGGTCACGATGATTTCAAGGATAATAGCTTGCAGGTGTTCGACCGCTACGGCAACAGTGTCTTCCAGATGGACGGTTACGATAGCTCGTGGAACGGAACAGGCAAAAATGGGGATTTGCCCAATGGAACGTATTTCTATATTCTAGATTTAGATACAACGGATGGCAGTGATGAAGATGTGGTTAAAGGATGGATTCAAATTGTAAGGTAA
- a CDS encoding type IX secretion system membrane protein PorP/SprF produces MSDITILSIYRKVLLLVVVMAVSFVQAQKEPQYTQYMYNIGSFNPAYVGTVESPEIIGLYRAQWLDIEGAPTTIRGGANIPFGNEKMGLGVNIVNDVLGPSTQTYFDVAYSYEIQLSDETKLSFGLNAGGSSLNIDYSKGTIYDSTDASIYGDTYSNFYPTVGAGLFMYHEEDWYLGASVPNFLTNTLYNDEVATIVEDNMQLNVIGGYVFQLSDRTKFKPAFLVNYLQGSPVNINLSANFQFIDALTIGAAYRFDNAVSGLAGFQISNAMFIGYAYDYNTNGLGEYGGGSHEAILKFYIGRGGFGSGKNKTKNKKSKNKGKQIDSPRFF; encoded by the coding sequence ATGTCGGATATAACAATCTTATCAATTTATAGAAAAGTATTGCTGCTTGTGGTAGTTATGGCGGTAAGTTTTGTGCAGGCACAAAAAGAGCCACAATACACCCAGTACATGTACAACATCGGAAGTTTTAACCCTGCCTACGTGGGCACGGTGGAAAGTCCAGAGATTATTGGATTGTACCGTGCACAGTGGCTGGACATCGAAGGGGCTCCGACCACAATTAGAGGTGGGGCCAATATTCCTTTCGGCAACGAGAAAATGGGATTGGGGGTCAATATTGTGAACGATGTGTTGGGACCTTCCACACAAACCTATTTTGATGTGGCCTATTCCTACGAGATCCAATTATCCGACGAGACCAAACTTTCCTTTGGACTGAACGCGGGCGGGTCTTCCCTCAATATAGATTATTCCAAAGGTACAATATACGATTCAACAGATGCATCTATTTATGGTGATACCTATAGCAATTTTTACCCTACGGTGGGCGCAGGCTTGTTTATGTACCACGAGGAGGATTGGTATTTGGGGGCTTCTGTTCCCAATTTTTTGACCAATACCTTGTATAATGATGAGGTAGCTACCATTGTAGAGGACAATATGCAGTTGAACGTAATAGGCGGTTATGTGTTCCAATTGAGCGACCGGACCAAGTTTAAACCCGCTTTTTTGGTAAATTACCTTCAAGGTTCGCCCGTAAATATAAATTTATCGGCAAATTTTCAGTTTATCGATGCCCTAACCATTGGAGCTGCATACCGATTTGATAATGCCGTGAGCGGACTGGCGGGATTTCAAATTTCCAACGCCATGTTTATTGGGTATGCCTACGATTACAACACCAATGGATTGGGCGAGTATGGTGGGGGTTCCCACGAGGCCATTTTAAAATTTTATATTGGAAGAGGTGGATTTGGTTCCGGTAAGAATAAAACCAAGAACAAAAAATCAAAAAACAAAGGTAAGCAGATAGATTCCCCAAGATTTTTCTAA
- a CDS encoding OmpA family protein: protein MNPTKKIQFTLWAALLGVAFCFAQKKQSEGDVFFFQYEYQKAARAYEKQLSEGTLTKQQFLNLADAYFETDNFEKASAAYMEIYDQDTIMNPHHYNKMLQSLSKAPNSEGVDAFVERVSSNFPKELLENMEFNKQLLQSGTDENQLEYEIFNLEGNSPQTDFAPSFYLNKLLFSSGRLANKKLRYEPGNEGYFNIYESEIQPSGQIRSLKTLKGLEETNYHKATPSFSSALNSVFYVASNTQNGELAFDSKGKNALSIAKQTIGGDHQLLLKDLSTSFYYPFYDDRNGKLYFAADFEDGYGGTDIYFVYTNNGQVMSAPINLGPRINSSGNEIAPFIFENSFYFASDVFFGLGGMDIYKSNLEGEDFGIPINLGNQINTEFDDFGLIIRNEGDGLLGYFASNRPGGKGKDDIYGFKVDEKPGLKTLTFKGEVVNSQNQNAVANAVVSLWNMDGEKIATTTSDENGAYRLEVPYETEVVIEATKERYSRFIEQFGQEQLDALQKQSYTIGVSLYDDLVEEREGQKVVKLDDFYFDNGSTDLTDNIKNELTKVVDFMNAFPEAQLRVETYTDSRGGSSTNFKLTQARSDAIKRYLVASGVPATSVLYSIGYGEDKILNNCTNGVFCLETLHKQNQRSLIVVLNDNVMFD, encoded by the coding sequence ATGAACCCAACAAAAAAAATACAATTTACATTATGGGCCGCCCTTTTGGGAGTTGCCTTCTGCTTTGCCCAAAAAAAACAGTCCGAAGGGGATGTTTTCTTTTTCCAGTACGAGTATCAAAAAGCCGCAAGGGCCTACGAAAAACAACTGTCCGAGGGTACGCTGACCAAACAACAGTTCTTGAACTTGGCCGATGCTTATTTTGAAACCGATAATTTTGAAAAAGCTTCCGCTGCATACATGGAGATTTATGATCAGGATACGATCATGAACCCGCATCATTACAACAAAATGTTGCAGAGCTTATCCAAGGCCCCGAATAGCGAGGGGGTAGATGCCTTTGTGGAAAGGGTGTCCTCTAATTTTCCAAAAGAACTGCTGGAAAATATGGAGTTTAACAAACAATTACTGCAAAGCGGAACAGACGAAAATCAATTGGAGTACGAAATTTTCAACTTGGAGGGCAACAGTCCTCAAACCGATTTTGCACCAAGTTTTTATCTTAATAAGCTACTGTTTTCCAGTGGACGTCTTGCCAATAAAAAATTGCGATACGAACCGGGCAACGAGGGCTATTTCAATATTTACGAATCAGAGATCCAGCCTTCCGGTCAGATCAGGTCCCTTAAGACCTTAAAGGGGTTGGAGGAAACGAATTATCATAAAGCAACACCATCTTTCTCCTCGGCCCTGAACAGTGTGTTCTATGTGGCATCCAATACTCAAAATGGGGAGCTGGCCTTCGATTCCAAAGGAAAAAACGCCTTGTCCATTGCCAAACAGACCATTGGAGGTGACCATCAGCTTTTATTAAAGGATTTGAGCACCTCATTTTATTATCCGTTCTACGACGACCGCAACGGTAAACTTTATTTTGCTGCGGATTTTGAGGACGGCTATGGCGGTACGGATATCTATTTTGTGTACACCAACAATGGACAGGTAATGTCGGCGCCCATCAATTTGGGGCCGCGTATCAATTCTTCGGGCAACGAAATAGCTCCGTTTATATTCGAGAACAGTTTTTATTTTGCTTCGGATGTATTCTTCGGCCTCGGAGGAATGGATATTTACAAATCCAATCTTGAAGGTGAAGATTTCGGTATTCCCATCAATCTAGGCAACCAAATCAATACCGAGTTCGATGATTTTGGATTGATCATAAGGAACGAGGGGGATGGATTATTGGGGTATTTCGCTTCTAACCGGCCCGGAGGAAAAGGAAAGGATGACATTTATGGATTTAAGGTCGATGAAAAACCGGGGCTTAAAACGCTAACCTTTAAGGGCGAGGTAGTAAATAGTCAAAACCAAAATGCTGTTGCCAATGCTGTGGTGAGCCTATGGAACATGGATGGCGAAAAGATAGCGACCACAACATCCGATGAAAATGGGGCCTATCGATTGGAAGTGCCCTACGAAACCGAAGTGGTCATAGAAGCGACCAAAGAACGCTACTCCCGATTTATAGAACAATTTGGACAGGAACAATTGGATGCGCTCCAGAAACAATCCTATACCATCGGGGTCTCTTTATATGATGACCTGGTGGAGGAAAGGGAGGGTCAAAAAGTGGTAAAGCTAGATGATTTTTATTTTGACAATGGATCCACGGACCTTACCGACAACATAAAAAATGAGCTGACAAAAGTGGTGGATTTTATGAATGCTTTTCCGGAAGCCCAACTACGAGTGGAAACCTATACCGATAGCCGAGGAGGGAGCAGTACCAATTTTAAGCTTACCCAAGCACGATCGGATGCCATAAAAAGATATTTAGTGGCAAGCGGGGTGCCTGCGACCAGTGTGTTATATTCCATCGGATATGGGGAGGATAAAATACTGAACAACTGTACCAATGGTGTTTTTTGTTTGGAGACCTTGCACAAGCAGAACCAGCGTTCGCTGATCGTTGTGCTAAACGACAATGTAATGTTCGATTAG
- a CDS encoding NRAMP family divalent metal transporter produces MKALLKALGPGLLFASMAIGTSHLVLSTKAGAQYGWVMIIPILLANLLKYPFFEFGIRYTTITEKSLIEGYHNLGKTYLWIYAFVTLISTFTILAALYVVTAGLFMNLFNVASVGAGVISLGLFVFISLILIIGKYRFLENSLKAVITILFVALLITTVMVLQKGPVPHSGSYQRPEIFNEIGILFLIGLVGWMPTAVEASGWVSLWGMENLKTMRNKPTLKIALQEFNVGYVLTAVLAIFFMIIGWMTLYGTGTELSGNAVVFADQLVNLFTTHIGSWAYFFIAVAAFATMFSTCMTAHDAISRVSLDVLQKLLPQKNIYNGKHSFALMVLVMAWINWIVISLFSANMGDLVGLATFVSFVFAPLLGWMNLKTVTGKDVPKEHRPKIGLKVLSYSGIVFLSLFALYYCWVLTK; encoded by the coding sequence ATGAAAGCATTGTTAAAAGCGCTTGGACCGGGCCTATTGTTTGCCAGCATGGCCATTGGAACTTCGCATTTGGTACTATCCACCAAGGCCGGAGCCCAATATGGATGGGTTATGATCATCCCCATACTTTTAGCGAACTTGCTCAAATATCCTTTTTTTGAATTCGGTATTCGATATACGACCATCACCGAAAAAAGCTTGATCGAGGGATACCACAATCTTGGAAAAACCTACTTGTGGATCTATGCGTTTGTTACATTGATCTCCACCTTTACCATTTTAGCTGCCTTGTACGTGGTGACTGCCGGTTTGTTTATGAATTTGTTCAATGTTGCATCCGTTGGTGCAGGTGTAATTTCGTTGGGGCTATTTGTATTTATCAGTTTAATCTTGATCATAGGAAAATATAGGTTCCTAGAAAATTCCCTGAAAGCCGTGATCACCATTTTATTTGTGGCCTTGTTGATCACAACGGTGATGGTGCTCCAAAAAGGGCCGGTACCCCACAGTGGGTCGTACCAACGACCGGAAATTTTTAACGAAATAGGCATTTTGTTTTTGATCGGTCTTGTTGGCTGGATGCCCACGGCCGTTGAAGCATCGGGGTGGGTAAGCCTTTGGGGCATGGAAAACCTGAAAACCATGAGAAACAAGCCAACACTAAAAATTGCCCTTCAGGAGTTTAACGTAGGTTATGTACTCACTGCGGTACTGGCCATCTTTTTTATGATCATTGGCTGGATGACTCTTTACGGAACTGGCACGGAACTCAGTGGCAATGCAGTGGTCTTCGCCGATCAATTGGTCAATTTATTTACAACCCATATAGGAAGTTGGGCTTACTTTTTTATTGCAGTGGCCGCTTTTGCCACTATGTTCAGCACATGCATGACCGCCCATGATGCCATATCGAGGGTAAGTTTGGATGTTTTACAAAAGCTGCTCCCACAAAAAAACATCTACAATGGCAAGCACTCTTTTGCACTTATGGTACTTGTTATGGCTTGGATCAATTGGATCGTAATAAGTCTTTTTAGCGCCAACATGGGCGATTTGGTAGGATTGGCCACTTTTGTATCCTTTGTTTTCGCTCCCCTACTCGGTTGGATGAACTTAAAAACCGTTACCGGTAAGGATGTTCCAAAGGAACATAGGCCCAAGATAGGCCTAAAGGTACTTAGCTATTCGGGAATTGTTTTTCTTTCGTTGTTCGCCCTCTACTATTGCTGGGTTCTGACCAAGTAA
- a CDS encoding GMC oxidoreductase codes for MQIIENSTVYDAIIVGSGAGGGMSAKVLSEAGLKVAVVEAGPYFDPAKPEHQTQLKWPYESPRRGASTRFRPFGDFDAAYGGWDIEGEPYTQKDGTKFEWFRSRMLGGRTNHWGRISLRFGPKDFKHKDVDGHGENWPISYDDVKPYYDKVDKMIGVFGTNEGLPNDPDGFFLPPPKPRLHELFYIRGARKSNIPVYPSRMSMLTKKINNERGVCFYCGQCNRACQVYADFSAGTCLIFPAQKNGGQIDLFVNCMVREVTTNEEGRATGVSYINKEDRKEYKLKGKVVVLGASACSSARILLNSKSKQHPNGLGNSSDVVGKYLHDSTGAGRAAFVPDLMNRKVSYNEDGVGGMHVYSPWWGDNSKLDFPRGYHIEVWGGMGMPSYGFGFNANEFNKFFGTKVGGYGDVLRSDAKKYYGAVVGMAGRGESIARKDNYCEIDPTTVDEFGIPVLRFHYKWSEFEINQAKHMQDTFEELLINMGGEPLGDKPGKDTNYGLHNPGNIIHEVGTTRMGDDPKTSVTNKYQQLHDVDNVFIVDAGPFTSQADKNCTWTILALSMRASEYIVEQLKQQNI; via the coding sequence ATGCAAATTATTGAAAATTCCACGGTATACGATGCCATAATTGTTGGTTCCGGGGCTGGTGGTGGCATGTCTGCCAAAGTACTCTCGGAAGCTGGGCTAAAAGTCGCCGTAGTAGAGGCAGGTCCATATTTTGACCCGGCCAAACCAGAACATCAAACCCAATTAAAATGGCCTTATGAGAGTCCTAGGCGCGGGGCCAGTACGCGATTTCGCCCTTTCGGTGATTTTGATGCTGCTTACGGCGGCTGGGATATTGAAGGTGAGCCGTATACCCAAAAGGATGGGACAAAATTCGAATGGTTCCGTTCCAGAATGTTGGGAGGAAGAACCAATCACTGGGGAAGAATCTCGTTACGTTTTGGCCCAAAGGATTTTAAGCACAAAGATGTGGATGGCCATGGCGAGAACTGGCCCATAAGTTATGATGATGTAAAACCGTACTATGATAAGGTAGATAAGATGATCGGTGTATTTGGTACCAATGAGGGGCTGCCCAATGATCCCGATGGTTTTTTTCTACCCCCGCCTAAACCCAGATTGCACGAACTGTTCTACATCAGAGGGGCCAGAAAGAGTAATATTCCGGTATACCCATCAAGGATGTCCATGCTCACCAAAAAGATCAATAATGAGCGAGGGGTCTGCTTCTACTGCGGGCAGTGTAATAGAGCGTGTCAAGTATATGCCGATTTCTCAGCAGGTACCTGTCTCATTTTCCCGGCGCAAAAAAATGGAGGACAGATCGATTTGTTTGTCAATTGCATGGTGCGCGAAGTAACCACAAACGAAGAGGGAAGAGCAACAGGGGTGTCTTACATCAATAAAGAAGATAGGAAAGAATATAAGCTCAAGGGAAAAGTGGTAGTACTTGGAGCATCTGCCTGCAGCTCAGCTAGGATTTTATTGAATTCCAAAAGTAAGCAACACCCGAACGGATTGGGCAATAGTAGCGATGTTGTCGGAAAGTATCTGCACGATTCTACCGGTGCCGGAAGAGCGGCCTTTGTTCCAGATCTAATGAACCGAAAAGTTTCCTATAACGAAGATGGCGTGGGGGGTATGCATGTGTACTCACCTTGGTGGGGCGATAATTCCAAGCTCGATTTTCCACGAGGATATCATATAGAAGTATGGGGCGGCATGGGAATGCCCAGCTATGGCTTTGGATTTAATGCCAATGAGTTCAATAAGTTCTTTGGAACCAAAGTGGGAGGTTATGGCGATGTACTCCGCAGCGATGCCAAAAAATATTATGGTGCCGTTGTGGGCATGGCCGGTCGTGGTGAGTCTATTGCCCGGAAAGATAATTATTGTGAGATAGACCCAACCACGGTAGATGAGTTTGGTATTCCCGTATTGCGTTTTCATTACAAATGGAGCGAGTTCGAGATCAATCAGGCCAAACACATGCAAGATACTTTTGAAGAGCTCTTGATCAATATGGGCGGTGAGCCTTTGGGCGACAAACCGGGCAAGGATACCAATTATGGCCTGCACAATCCGGGCAATATTATCCACGAAGTGGGCACTACGCGAATGGGCGACGATCCAAAGACATCGGTGACGAACAAATACCAGCAGCTGCACGATGTGGACAACGTGTTTATTGTGGATGCAGGACCATTTACTTCCCAAGCGGACAAGAATTGTACATGGACCATTTTAGCACTTTCCATGAGGGCATCGGAATATATTGTGGAGCAATTGAAACAACAAAACATTTAA